A genome region from Candidatus Neomarinimicrobiota bacterium includes the following:
- a CDS encoding 6-bladed beta-propeller: MENKSVILVIYSMLSILSLLGCKNENPAEIHFETQSQTNRTVVQAVPNDSIKFSNIVNPWFFRATPSGNLFIYDGGSNEIISLKRHLETNRLQVYKTMTISMGHGPGESIQITDMYISDSLVALADPRISRILIWPLFSDSIKTYKIPMRPYRILSVRDRNILYCPESYPLQKISSYDIVTGDTSSVISDIPLEQHKNNNIYHGSKFAELDEINILQAYTRLGRMVVYKNFIPFIGVYTINGNLEPTIYNKEYAENIQITYVDHNAIISCSDLTSSNNQIAILSHNPSRKHEHVDFYSSDNLSYLYSIRLNGRGHKVALINDSLLYVLWQNWIYTYRLSDEWSNL; the protein is encoded by the coding sequence ATGGAAAATAAATCAGTTATATTAGTTATTTATAGTATGCTAAGTATCTTATCTCTACTTGGGTGTAAAAATGAAAATCCTGCAGAAATTCATTTTGAAACTCAATCACAAACTAATCGAACAGTTGTTCAGGCTGTACCAAATGATAGTATTAAATTTTCGAATATTGTAAACCCTTGGTTCTTTCGTGCGACTCCTTCAGGAAATCTTTTTATTTATGACGGAGGGAGTAATGAAATTATTTCATTAAAGCGGCATCTTGAGACCAATCGGTTACAGGTCTATAAAACAATGACGATTTCTATGGGACACGGTCCGGGTGAATCTATACAAATTACAGATATGTATATATCGGATTCATTAGTTGCGCTTGCGGATCCTCGGATCAGCAGAATATTAATTTGGCCTTTATTTTCGGATAGTATCAAAACATATAAAATACCAATGCGGCCTTACAGAATCCTATCAGTTCGGGATAGAAATATCTTGTATTGTCCAGAATCATATCCTTTGCAAAAAATTAGTTCATATGATATAGTTACTGGTGATACTTCCAGTGTGATATCAGACATTCCTCTTGAACAACATAAAAACAACAACATTTACCACGGGTCAAAGTTTGCCGAGTTAGATGAGATAAATATACTTCAAGCCTATACTCGACTTGGAAGAATGGTTGTTTATAAAAATTTTATCCCATTCATAGGCGTATATACAATAAATGGTAACTTAGAGCCAACCATCTACAATAAAGAGTATGCGGAAAATATTCAAATTACTTATGTTGATCATAATGCAATAATAAGCTGTAGCGATTTAACATCTTCAAATAATCAAATAGCAATCTTAAGCCATAACCCGAGTAGAAAACATGAACATGTAGATTTTTACAGCTCTGACAATTTATCATACTTATATTCTATTAGGCTTAACGGCAGGGGGCATAAGGTTGCCCTAATAAACGATTCATTATTATATGTACTTTGGCAGAACTGGATATATACTTATAGATTATCGGATGAATGGTCAAATTTATGA
- a CDS encoding sigma 54-interacting transcriptional regulator translates to MRKISVTRIQNIQERSFSFMADDYPPVPLNNWQEIVRYIMHGFHGRVGESACCLWVQEEVSGNVDYDILWKDKNRCDHHMPGINGNGHKRSGMAIAPVGWRKEPAGWIGWNAKPPEKSLRAFRRWYRSWYLRYKLASKSEEIGWEPVTIYGESVGVNKALEMADRISQMTVPVILVGETGTGKELIARALHLLSGRSENRFVAYNCGQLTDDNMALSTLFGHRKGSYTGATRSRKGLFRTADGGTLLLDELEVLSPRVQSMLLRVLENGEVYPVGQDTPERVDVRMIAATNRSPEELLTSGALRQDLYFRLKGSQIVLPPLRERGPEEIEHLTRAFLRQHSKGSDDIPVLDKSVWHLLREYHWPGNVRELHQVIQNIYSMYVDQGRVSNKEVRAQLLPYGSTPNHKKNMEERSIHDRLYHKMVEEGESFWEVVKEPYMARDLKRSEVQAVIARGIEEVKTYKKLIQQFNLSAKEYKQFLNFLYKNKLQPD, encoded by the coding sequence ATGAGAAAAATATCCGTTACCCGAATACAGAATATTCAAGAACGGTCTTTTTCTTTCATGGCAGACGATTACCCTCCGGTGCCGTTAAACAACTGGCAGGAGATTGTCAGATATATCATGCACGGGTTTCATGGCCGGGTTGGTGAAAGTGCATGTTGCCTGTGGGTGCAGGAAGAGGTTAGTGGAAATGTCGATTACGATATTTTGTGGAAGGATAAGAATAGGTGTGATCATCACATGCCCGGGATTAATGGCAATGGTCACAAAAGATCCGGGATGGCGATTGCTCCTGTCGGGTGGAGAAAGGAACCGGCCGGTTGGATTGGCTGGAATGCCAAGCCGCCCGAAAAAAGCCTTCGTGCATTTCGACGCTGGTATCGTTCGTGGTATTTGCGGTATAAGTTGGCTTCAAAAAGTGAGGAGATAGGATGGGAGCCGGTCACGATCTATGGAGAATCGGTCGGGGTAAATAAAGCGCTGGAGATGGCGGATCGTATATCTCAGATGACCGTACCTGTAATTTTAGTCGGCGAAACGGGAACCGGCAAAGAACTGATCGCCAGGGCATTGCACCTGTTGAGCGGGCGCAGTGAGAACAGATTTGTCGCCTATAACTGCGGACAGTTAACCGATGATAACATGGCTTTGAGTACCCTGTTTGGCCATCGGAAGGGGAGTTACACCGGAGCCACCCGTTCCCGAAAAGGGCTGTTCCGCACTGCCGACGGAGGCACGCTATTGCTGGACGAACTGGAAGTATTGTCTCCGAGAGTTCAGAGTATGTTGTTGCGAGTGCTGGAGAATGGCGAAGTGTATCCCGTGGGACAGGACACGCCGGAGAGGGTGGATGTCCGGATGATTGCGGCGACAAATCGTTCTCCGGAGGAGTTGTTAACCTCCGGCGCACTGCGGCAGGATCTCTATTTTCGCTTAAAGGGGAGTCAGATCGTCCTGCCGCCATTGCGGGAGCGCGGCCCGGAAGAGATTGAGCACCTTACCCGTGCTTTCCTGCGCCAGCATAGCAAGGGTTCGGATGACATCCCTGTCCTCGATAAAAGCGTATGGCACCTCCTCCGGGAATATCACTGGCCCGGGAATGTGCGGGAGTTGCATCAGGTAATACAGAATATTTATTCCATGTACGTTGACCAGGGCAGGGTCTCGAACAAAGAGGTGCGTGCCCAACTCTTACCGTATGGATCAACTCCGAATCACAAGAAAAACATGGAAGAACGCTCTATCCATGACCGACTTTATCATAAGATGGTGGAAGAAGGGGAGAGCTTTTGGGAGGTGGTGAAGGAGCCGTACATGGCGAGAGACCTCAAGCGTAGCGAGGTGCAAGCTGTGATTGCCAGAGGGATTGAGGAAGTGAAAACCTATAAGAAATTAATACAGCAATTCAATCTTTCCGCAAAGGAATATAAACAATTTTTGAATTTTTTATATAAGAACAAACTACAACCGGATTAA
- a CDS encoding TolC family protein encodes MSRKFCIQIWVRCVVVPMALLVPITMLNAQDTLTWNMIASAVVEHSPDIAKARAELQTAGTMQQLHIGDYLPEISFALSTSQNQQGPREVYLGAQSFRQEGQTFGYHSAGVSMSYTVFDWGNRHRTSEILDSRYKARRSSLVKIQRQVLEQAFTGFTDLLEQKEILEISREELRYLRRQRDFIKGLTDEGLQPAIDLRRIQVEIRNKETEISRQAGRYKQSRFTLMNIMGRELAGSTVFIPPAVPGDSTIGAQTDFDAVVNTHPATQELTAGLQTAKLERKKARWQMFPGLNLNTQYQRGNRRLEEVYGNFARNWNTSVSLQVSFPLYNQSAQLIEIERRTSQIRTISEDLRKQRQDAYRQVFEICNLYETQFRNYTRRRRNIADYKAIHAYERRNYRAGITAFRDYLNAVQSYLNARRSAVTAKYQLTKTAFRYELLTGKWDEVEGQ; translated from the coding sequence ATGAGTCGGAAATTTTGCATACAAATTTGGGTTCGCTGTGTGGTTGTCCCAATGGCATTGTTGGTTCCCATAACAATGCTAAATGCCCAGGATACGCTGACCTGGAATATGATTGCCTCGGCGGTCGTGGAGCATAGCCCGGACATTGCGAAAGCCAGAGCGGAACTCCAAACGGCCGGCACGATGCAGCAGTTGCATATCGGCGACTATTTGCCAGAGATCTCTTTCGCTCTATCCACTTCGCAAAACCAACAGGGTCCCAGAGAAGTCTATCTTGGCGCTCAATCCTTCCGGCAGGAAGGACAGACATTTGGGTATCATTCAGCAGGTGTCTCCATGTCCTATACCGTATTCGATTGGGGCAACCGTCACAGGACATCCGAAATACTAGACTCGCGGTACAAGGCCAGACGATCATCGCTGGTAAAAATTCAACGCCAGGTTTTAGAGCAAGCCTTTACCGGGTTTACCGACCTGCTGGAGCAAAAGGAAATCCTGGAAATATCCCGGGAGGAGCTTCGTTATCTTCGCCGGCAGCGGGATTTCATCAAGGGATTGACCGACGAAGGATTGCAACCGGCGATAGATTTACGCAGGATTCAGGTGGAGATCAGAAACAAGGAGACGGAAATCTCTCGACAGGCGGGCAGGTACAAGCAGTCTCGGTTTACACTAATGAATATTATGGGGAGGGAGTTGGCCGGTTCGACGGTGTTTATCCCGCCCGCGGTACCCGGCGATTCAACCATTGGAGCGCAAACGGATTTCGATGCTGTTGTCAACACACATCCTGCCACACAGGAACTGACAGCCGGATTACAGACAGCTAAACTTGAGCGGAAAAAAGCCCGGTGGCAGATGTTTCCGGGACTCAACCTGAATACACAATATCAACGCGGCAACCGCAGGTTGGAAGAGGTATACGGGAATTTTGCCCGAAACTGGAATACCTCGGTGAGTCTCCAGGTGTCGTTCCCGCTTTATAATCAAAGCGCACAATTAATAGAAATTGAGCGACGGACGAGCCAGATCCGGACGATATCGGAAGACCTCAGAAAGCAACGCCAGGATGCGTATCGGCAAGTATTTGAAATTTGCAATTTGTATGAAACACAGTTCCGCAATTATACGCGCCGGCGCCGGAATATCGCCGATTACAAAGCCATCCATGCGTATGAACGGAGAAATTATCGTGCGGGGATTACGGCCTTCCGTGATTATCTGAACGCAGTCCAATCCTATCTGAATGCCCGGCGGTCTGCTGTCACGGCTAAATACCAGCTGACAAAAACCGCATTTCGATATGAGCTGTTGACCGGGAAGTGGGATGAGGTTGAGGGACAATGA
- a CDS encoding efflux RND transporter permease subunit — protein MMHRFLTSILRHPRPVLVAMVVIIIVGGVSLSRLPVEIQPRREYPSIRITAHWSRQSPEIVQREVTMPLEEIAAQVRDVRNVSSTTGVGYSEVTLEFPEEINLKYAFTRLQEQVAALRTALPPEVTLTVEPGAEGGEDLRQRQPFLSLELSGPYDLTTLRQFTDRTIVPAIKGLDGSGTVRVFGGSPVHLRVDLRETFMDGLELHPDDIAETIQKSVRRSGVGDIRKGNAHYRLLFSHVPQAPQDLAAIPVTGDGRWQLGDIASITLGYQDPVSISRHDYNPLVSVDVYRAPGYNALTFSQEVRQLISSLEQRLPRGSQLRITSDRADELRGELHSLYLRAGVILTVVFGILIVLFRRLTYALIVMSAIFLSLCGASILLYFTGYTINVVTLAGIALVFGLLVDNAVVVLENIQRRSLLDHSMQESCLNGTKEMAYPLIGSTVTTLFVFFALLLLQDRLGAYYKPLAFALGFALLVSFIIAMTLIPAVLMSFGFPKKKNRSGRRLPRLGKLSRYYSQFVRWNIRHRWMVYSVIILIAGGSVMLFLGNVERGGFYNWNSDKNLNVWIEAPRGTTLDMLDNIARGFENQIRDSGVPADVSTTVNSQSAYVNIQVRIPDSLHRKAEPYILKESLVTQAVNYAGVGIYVTGFGLPYYNGGYKVTPFYNTRLQVRGPQYDELWKICESILETAKESPRVSEGLIAPSTRSLYLAEQDQISMKSALQDIWKAGWTYRDLQSQLAFEVRRELAYDELPIGGDRIRLHVTSGESLPQVASVKQSVLTSPGGGEQRVQDLFAFQKEPVPLWIDKRNQQYEFTIAWEYRGPTQLNSGHTRGIVNNLSLPPGYHLMEQQWGFLTEEEESDLLLLILIVAAGTYMILASLYESFRHPLVIFFSVPFSLIGVFYSYVLFHRDFDVNGYIGLILLTGLVVNNAIILVDRIISLHKSGMPVTEAAVAGAIQRIRPIIITTVTTIGGLLPLFLIQSGSSMFSDILAELSFITIGGIVSSTLFTVTLIPLIYVSIEKFNRHQRTISFSAGEDT, from the coding sequence ATGATGCACCGATTCCTCACATCGATCCTCCGCCATCCGCGGCCGGTACTCGTTGCGATGGTAGTTATCATTATAGTCGGCGGTGTCTCTTTGAGCCGACTCCCGGTTGAAATCCAGCCGCGCCGGGAATACCCCAGCATCCGGATTACGGCACATTGGAGCAGGCAATCCCCCGAAATTGTTCAGCGGGAAGTGACTATGCCACTGGAAGAGATCGCTGCTCAGGTCCGCGATGTCCGGAATGTCTCCTCGACAACCGGCGTGGGCTATTCCGAAGTGACGTTGGAATTCCCGGAAGAGATCAATCTGAAATATGCTTTCACCAGGTTGCAGGAACAGGTGGCCGCGCTGCGGACCGCGCTCCCCCCTGAGGTGACTCTTACCGTCGAACCGGGAGCCGAAGGCGGGGAAGATCTCCGCCAGCGTCAGCCGTTTCTCTCGTTGGAACTCAGCGGCCCATATGATCTCACCACACTGCGGCAGTTCACGGATCGCACTATTGTGCCTGCGATAAAGGGGCTTGACGGTTCGGGGACGGTCCGGGTTTTTGGCGGCTCTCCGGTGCATTTGCGGGTTGACCTCCGGGAAACGTTCATGGACGGGCTGGAGTTACACCCGGATGATATCGCAGAGACAATTCAGAAGTCGGTCCGGCGGTCAGGAGTGGGTGATATCCGAAAAGGGAATGCTCACTATAGACTCTTGTTTTCTCACGTGCCTCAGGCACCGCAGGATCTTGCTGCAATCCCTGTCACGGGGGATGGCAGGTGGCAATTGGGCGACATTGCCTCGATTACGCTTGGATATCAGGACCCGGTTTCCATCTCCCGCCATGATTATAATCCCCTGGTCTCTGTGGATGTGTACAGAGCGCCAGGGTATAATGCGCTAACTTTTTCTCAGGAGGTCCGGCAGCTTATCTCATCTTTGGAACAGCGGTTACCCCGGGGAAGCCAACTCCGGATCACGAGTGACAGAGCAGACGAATTACGAGGGGAACTTCACAGCTTATACCTCCGGGCCGGCGTGATTTTAACCGTAGTCTTTGGCATCCTGATCGTTCTGTTCCGCCGGCTGACTTATGCGCTGATCGTCATGTCGGCGATCTTCCTGTCCCTCTGCGGGGCCAGTATCCTACTGTATTTCACCGGGTATACGATCAATGTAGTGACGCTGGCCGGGATCGCGTTGGTCTTCGGGTTGCTTGTGGATAATGCGGTAGTTGTCCTGGAAAATATTCAGCGCAGGAGCCTGCTTGACCATTCCATGCAGGAGAGTTGCCTGAACGGCACCAAAGAGATGGCGTATCCGTTGATAGGCAGCACGGTGACCACGTTGTTCGTGTTTTTTGCGCTGCTGCTGCTTCAGGACAGGCTTGGAGCGTACTACAAACCTTTAGCATTCGCACTCGGTTTTGCCCTGCTGGTTTCGTTCATCATTGCGATGACTCTGATACCGGCGGTATTGATGTCCTTCGGATTCCCAAAGAAGAAAAACCGGTCCGGACGCCGATTGCCCCGGTTAGGGAAACTGAGCCGATACTATTCCCAATTCGTGCGCTGGAATATCCGGCATCGATGGATGGTGTACAGTGTTATTATACTCATCGCGGGCGGGAGTGTAATGCTCTTCCTCGGAAACGTGGAACGGGGCGGATTCTACAACTGGAATTCAGATAAAAATCTGAATGTCTGGATCGAAGCCCCGAGAGGTACCACGCTCGACATGCTGGATAATATCGCCAGAGGATTCGAGAACCAAATCCGGGATTCGGGGGTTCCGGCGGATGTCTCCACTACCGTTAATTCCCAATCGGCGTATGTGAATATTCAGGTACGCATACCCGATTCCCTGCACCGGAAAGCTGAGCCGTATATCCTGAAGGAATCCCTGGTCACCCAGGCGGTCAATTATGCCGGCGTCGGAATCTATGTAACCGGGTTCGGGCTCCCGTATTATAACGGCGGGTACAAGGTGACGCCATTCTATAATACGCGCCTCCAGGTGCGGGGTCCGCAATACGATGAGTTATGGAAGATATGTGAATCGATATTAGAGACGGCCAAAGAGTCACCGCGGGTCAGTGAGGGATTAATTGCACCGTCGACCCGGAGTCTGTATCTGGCAGAGCAGGACCAAATTTCTATGAAATCGGCCTTGCAGGATATTTGGAAAGCCGGGTGGACTTACCGCGACCTTCAATCGCAATTGGCGTTTGAGGTGCGGCGGGAGTTAGCCTACGACGAACTTCCCATCGGCGGGGACCGGATTCGTCTGCATGTGACTTCCGGGGAGTCCTTGCCGCAGGTTGCATCGGTGAAGCAATCTGTTCTCACTTCACCCGGTGGCGGAGAGCAGCGGGTGCAGGATCTTTTCGCGTTTCAAAAGGAACCGGTCCCGCTCTGGATCGATAAGCGGAACCAACAATACGAATTTACCATTGCCTGGGAATACCGGGGGCCGACTCAGTTAAACTCCGGACATACGCGCGGTATTGTAAATAATCTGTCGCTGCCGCCGGGATATCATCTAATGGAACAGCAGTGGGGTTTCTTAACAGAGGAAGAGGAGTCTGATCTGCTCTTGCTTATTCTTATTGTGGCAGCCGGAACTTATATGATATTGGCCTCCCTGTATGAATCATTCCGCCATCCCCTGGTCATCTTCTTCAGCGTACCGTTCTCTCTGATAGGCGTGTTTTATTCCTACGTCCTTTTTCACCGGGATTTCGATGTCAACGGGTATATCGGTCTCATACTGCTCACCGGTCTCGTGGTGAACAATGCCATCATCCTGGTTGACAGGATTATCTCGCTCCACAAATCCGGGATGCCGGTAACTGAAGCCGCGGTGGCGGGCGCCATTCAGCGAATTCGCCCTATTATTATAACTACGGTAACCACCATCGGTGGGTTGCTGCCGCTATTCCTGATACAGAGCGGCTCCTCCATGTTCTCCGATATTCTGGCCGAGTTGAGTTTTATCACCATCGGGGGCATAGTGAGTTCTACGCTGTTTACCGTCACCTTAATTCCGCTTATCTACGTCAGTATTGAAAAATTCAACAGGCACCAGAGAACAATAAGTTTCTCAGCAGGAGAAGACACATGA
- a CDS encoding efflux RND transporter permease subunit: MLTLALCLFGVRAFQQLETALLPDIEYPEYFIVTRFPGGSPEEIEQHVTKPLEEVLASLSGIQDIVSSSREDVSLVEAQFTWESDFQFTLLRIREKIDAVRAQFPEGTERPYIMDFNPNSAPVMKLAVSSDNQVLSALAELSRDVFQPRFSQVEGIASAQLLGAVKPAVQIQVQPDKIRQYRITPQELVQSLRQNIPDNLVSARVASGFAEYPLTVDIAVEQFSDFREMPISPDRPELRLKHVAKLVRKPLPLRSVAYYDSSQVIIMNLHKEAGANTIRATEHATELIKVLGDQYPDISIRVLENRGEFVSQGIHSVQQAILFGAILAFCILLLFLRQIRLSIILSIAIPVSFLVTLIALHIQDITLNLMSLGGLALGIGLILDNGIIVTESIARDIESGGASEPVLSGTAKVARAILGATMTTIAIFFPIIYVRGYASVLFQNQAIVLIYTLIVSLFTALTLLPTAIRVFVRQSSQKNTNADKKISGRSVPGSNRISRLFWTGYRSIAGSIRRAGRWCGRGLQILASPVDRSFQSLYAAAEDRYHTSVVWALNNKVKSGLVAVVILVIALWAYSGLAKRYWPDIPHTIVTASLEVPTSTPYARVRTQVFTSLGNVLRLPEADHVLTQILDPREAVAGNAVQSRQSAGQYHVSFTLYLHEPMFVQKAFEDEIRSRITLPSTGMTVESRDNLQGEFLHRREKNLVIYISGDQTEQLRLHSQKIQNYLREHTNARNIASFSNSRSPVFVLKPDENAHTRYGVTAGFIHDLLRQQVRELKVGDWQDGAEKVPVYLLWNTNESPELARILAFPTGVNAYGPALGQLVQTEPGSAIQDITRVNRKRVISVQADASPHQLSRIVADFLQWQRSRNTPGIEVTVGGESQRIAQSFSELGLALLFAVILVYLLLAAQFESLIHPLNILLTVPMGLIGTVCGLFLFQQSINVIVLIGMVMLIGIGVNDAIVKVDYINYLRTNENFPLRKAVLQTSREKFRPVLMTSLTTIFAMIPMLFGVGGGSFTTPLASTIVGGLLFTTVLTLVYTPVLYEVFEKFHTTRGDGS; the protein is encoded by the coding sequence ATGTTGACGCTCGCGCTGTGTCTGTTCGGAGTTCGGGCATTTCAGCAACTGGAAACGGCACTGCTGCCGGATATTGAATATCCGGAATACTTTATCGTCACCCGGTTCCCCGGGGGATCGCCGGAAGAGATAGAGCAACACGTGACCAAGCCTCTGGAGGAAGTATTAGCATCGTTGTCGGGGATTCAGGATATCGTCTCCTCTTCCAGAGAAGACGTTTCGCTTGTGGAAGCACAATTCACCTGGGAGAGTGACTTCCAGTTCACCCTTCTTCGAATCCGGGAAAAGATCGATGCCGTTCGTGCACAATTTCCGGAGGGGACTGAACGGCCGTATATCATGGATTTTAATCCCAATTCGGCCCCGGTGATGAAACTCGCCGTTTCCAGTGACAATCAGGTTCTCTCCGCATTGGCCGAGCTCTCACGGGATGTTTTCCAGCCGCGGTTTTCTCAGGTCGAGGGGATCGCCAGCGCCCAACTGCTTGGCGCGGTGAAACCGGCGGTGCAGATTCAGGTGCAACCGGATAAAATCAGGCAATACCGCATTACACCGCAGGAACTTGTCCAAAGTCTGCGTCAAAATATCCCGGACAATCTGGTGAGCGCCAGAGTCGCCTCCGGTTTTGCCGAGTATCCCCTTACAGTCGATATCGCGGTTGAGCAGTTTTCGGATTTCCGGGAGATGCCAATATCGCCGGACAGACCGGAACTCCGGCTCAAACATGTCGCGAAGTTAGTCAGGAAACCTCTCCCCCTGCGCTCCGTAGCCTACTACGATTCCAGCCAGGTGATCATCATGAACCTCCACAAGGAGGCCGGGGCGAATACCATACGGGCCACTGAACACGCCACCGAACTCATCAAAGTTCTGGGGGATCAGTATCCGGATATTTCCATCAGGGTGCTGGAGAACCGGGGAGAATTCGTATCACAGGGAATTCACAGCGTGCAGCAGGCTATCTTATTCGGGGCGATCCTGGCGTTTTGTATTCTGCTGCTTTTTCTGAGACAGATCCGGCTCTCCATAATTCTGAGTATTGCCATCCCGGTGAGCTTTTTGGTGACACTCATTGCGCTCCATATCCAGGATATTACGCTCAACCTCATGAGTCTCGGCGGGTTGGCGCTAGGAATCGGGCTCATCCTGGACAACGGAATTATTGTCACCGAATCCATTGCCAGAGATATTGAGTCCGGAGGTGCCTCCGAGCCCGTACTCTCCGGGACGGCGAAGGTGGCCCGGGCAATTCTCGGCGCCACAATGACCACCATCGCAATATTTTTTCCCATCATCTATGTGCGGGGGTATGCATCAGTCCTGTTTCAAAACCAGGCAATTGTGCTCATCTATACCCTTATTGTCTCGCTTTTCACTGCACTCACGCTGTTACCGACGGCGATTCGTGTTTTTGTCCGTCAGTCCAGTCAGAAAAATACCAATGCCGATAAGAAAATTTCCGGTCGGAGCGTTCCGGGGTCCAACAGGATTTCCAGGTTATTCTGGACAGGTTACCGGAGTATTGCCGGGAGCATCCGACGGGCCGGCAGGTGGTGTGGACGAGGATTACAAATCCTGGCATCACCGGTTGACCGCAGTTTTCAGTCGCTGTATGCAGCGGCCGAAGATCGATACCATACTTCCGTAGTATGGGCTCTGAATAATAAGGTGAAATCCGGGCTTGTTGCTGTTGTTATACTCGTGATTGCTTTGTGGGCGTATTCCGGATTGGCCAAACGATACTGGCCGGATATCCCGCATACCATCGTCACGGCGTCGCTGGAAGTCCCGACATCAACGCCGTATGCCCGGGTGCGCACACAGGTTTTCACATCTCTGGGAAATGTACTCCGGTTACCGGAAGCCGACCACGTCCTTACCCAGATTCTCGATCCCAGAGAAGCAGTGGCCGGAAACGCAGTGCAGTCGCGGCAATCCGCCGGTCAATACCACGTATCGTTTACCCTGTACCTGCACGAACCGATGTTTGTGCAAAAAGCCTTTGAAGACGAGATCCGGAGCCGGATTACGCTTCCTTCGACCGGGATGACGGTTGAATCACGTGACAATCTGCAGGGTGAGTTTCTCCATCGACGGGAGAAAAATTTGGTGATCTATATTTCGGGCGACCAGACCGAGCAGTTACGACTTCATTCGCAGAAAATTCAGAATTATTTACGAGAACATACCAATGCGAGGAATATCGCCAGTTTTTCGAATAGCCGGTCGCCGGTTTTTGTTCTGAAACCCGACGAGAACGCCCATACCCGATATGGAGTGACTGCGGGGTTTATCCATGATCTCCTCCGCCAGCAGGTCAGGGAATTGAAGGTGGGAGACTGGCAGGATGGGGCTGAGAAAGTCCCTGTCTATCTTCTGTGGAATACCAACGAATCCCCGGAATTAGCACGGATACTGGCGTTTCCGACGGGAGTCAATGCGTACGGGCCGGCGTTGGGTCAACTGGTACAAACGGAGCCGGGTTCCGCGATCCAGGACATCACCCGGGTGAACAGAAAGCGGGTGATCTCCGTTCAGGCGGATGCATCTCCGCATCAGTTGAGTCGTATTGTTGCGGATTTTTTACAATGGCAACGGAGCCGGAATACCCCGGGAATTGAGGTCACGGTTGGCGGAGAGAGCCAACGCATAGCACAATCGTTCAGCGAGCTGGGGCTGGCGTTGCTGTTTGCGGTGATCCTGGTGTATCTGTTACTTGCCGCGCAGTTTGAGTCGCTGATCCATCCATTGAACATTCTGCTAACCGTGCCAATGGGATTGATCGGAACGGTGTGCGGCCTGTTCCTGTTTCAGCAGTCGATTAATGTGATTGTGCTAATCGGTATGGTCATGTTGATCGGGATTGGTGTGAACGATGCCATTGTCAAAGTGGATTACATCAACTATTTGCGCACGAACGAAAATTTTCCGCTTCGTAAGGCGGTCCTGCAAACCAGCCGGGAAAAATTCAGGCCGGTCCTGATGACCTCGCTAACCACCATTTTCGCGATGATACCGATGCTTTTCGGGGTTGGCGGCGGGTCGTTTACCACGCCTTTGGCTTCAACTATTGTTGGCGGGCTGCTCTTTACCACCGTTCTGACGTTGGTTTATACTCCTGTGCTGTACGAAGTGTTTGAGAAATTTCACACAACCCGAGGGGACGGCTCATAA